In a single window of the Mesorhizobium shangrilense genome:
- a CDS encoding dihydroorotase: MSDFDLVVTGRVVGTDRVRENGYVAVRAGVVERVGEGTPPSARERHDFGDAFVLPGAIDAQVHSRSQSGQEDFIWSTRSAAAGGVTTIVDMPYDDGNLICTGERLTRKAEEAGQQARVDFALYGTVHPKDGPKHIAEMVAAGAAGFKFSTFGTHPERFPRITPYTLHACFSEIARHGLIAGAHNEHDETVRAFEAEVARLGIADYRAHGMSRPPLAEALATAEVYEIGAATGCASHIVHCSIDRGYQLCNAYRMQGHDATIEACIHYLVLDEENDVARLGGKAKINPPVRPRREVEALWRHLAAGNITVVSTDHVSWSEDRKSDPVMLKNSSGVPGLEALYSLLLKGLVERELSPVWAARLLASNPARLFRIGHRKGALEPGRDADIVVMAHDPRRYDAAASGHNVVGWSPYEGIELPYRPVATFLRGELAFDGARVLAEPGQGRFVTPAVATER; this comes from the coding sequence ATGAGCGATTTTGATCTTGTAGTCACAGGCCGTGTCGTCGGCACGGACAGGGTTCGCGAAAACGGCTATGTCGCCGTTCGCGCAGGCGTGGTCGAGCGGGTCGGCGAAGGAACGCCGCCGTCCGCGCGCGAGCGTCACGACTTCGGCGACGCCTTCGTGCTGCCGGGGGCCATCGATGCGCAGGTGCATTCGCGCTCGCAGTCCGGCCAGGAGGATTTCATATGGTCGACCCGTTCGGCGGCCGCCGGCGGGGTAACCACGATCGTCGACATGCCCTATGACGACGGCAATCTGATCTGCACCGGCGAGCGACTGACCCGCAAGGCCGAGGAAGCTGGCCAGCAGGCGCGGGTTGACTTTGCGCTCTACGGCACGGTCCATCCGAAGGACGGGCCGAAGCATATCGCCGAGATGGTCGCGGCAGGCGCTGCCGGATTCAAGTTCTCCACCTTCGGCACGCATCCGGAGCGCTTTCCGCGCATCACGCCGTACACGCTGCACGCGTGCTTCTCCGAGATCGCCCGCCACGGCCTGATCGCCGGCGCGCACAACGAGCACGACGAGACGGTGCGCGCCTTCGAGGCGGAGGTCGCCCGACTGGGCATCGCCGACTATCGCGCGCACGGCATGTCGCGCCCGCCGCTCGCCGAGGCGCTGGCCACTGCGGAAGTCTACGAGATCGGCGCGGCGACGGGCTGCGCCAGCCATATCGTGCATTGCTCGATCGACCGCGGCTACCAGCTCTGCAACGCCTACCGCATGCAGGGGCATGACGCGACCATCGAGGCGTGCATCCACTATCTGGTGCTCGACGAGGAAAACGACGTCGCGCGCCTCGGTGGCAAGGCGAAGATCAATCCGCCGGTACGCCCGCGCCGCGAGGTCGAGGCTTTGTGGCGGCATCTTGCGGCGGGCAACATCACCGTCGTTTCGACCGATCACGTCAGCTGGTCGGAAGATCGCAAGAGCGATCCGGTGATGCTGAAGAACTCGTCGGGCGTGCCTGGGCTCGAGGCGCTCTATTCGCTGCTGCTCAAGGGCCTGGTCGAGCGCGAGCTCAGCCCGGTCTGGGCGGCGCGGCTGCTGGCGTCCAATCCGGCCCGGCTGTTCCGCATCGGGCACCGCAAGGGCGCGCTCGAACCTGGCCGGGATGCGGACATCGTCGTGATGGCGCACGATCCGCGCCGCTACGATGCCGCGGCAAGCGGCCACAACGTCGTCGGCTGGAGCCCGTATGAGGGCATCGAGCTGCCGTACCGGCCGGTGGCGACCTTCCTGCGCGGCGAGCTGGCGTTCGACGGCGCGCGGGTCCTGGCGGAGCCGGGGCAGGGGCGCTTCGTGACCCCGGCCGTGGCGACGGAGCGATGA
- a CDS encoding UbiX family flavin prenyltransferase: MPRKRFIIAITGASGHPYGIRLLEALRELDFETHLVMSRSAVVALAYESDMKLKDVQALADHVHSNEDVAAPISSGSFRTAGMIIAPCSAKTLGEIASGACGTLVSRAADVCLKERRRLVLLFRETPLHLGHCRNMVAVTEMGGIVMPPVPAFYPKPESVDEIVDHTVGRALDLFDVDTGRVKRWKE; the protein is encoded by the coding sequence GTGCCGAGAAAGCGTTTCATCATCGCGATAACCGGGGCCTCCGGCCACCCTTATGGGATAAGGCTTCTGGAGGCCCTGCGCGAACTAGACTTCGAGACGCATCTCGTCATGTCGAGATCGGCAGTGGTGGCTCTCGCCTACGAGAGCGACATGAAGCTGAAGGACGTGCAGGCGCTCGCCGACCACGTCCACTCCAACGAAGATGTCGCCGCGCCCATCTCGAGCGGGTCGTTCCGCACGGCAGGGATGATCATCGCGCCATGCTCGGCCAAGACGCTCGGCGAGATAGCGTCCGGCGCTTGCGGAACCCTCGTCTCGCGGGCTGCCGATGTCTGCCTGAAGGAGCGGCGGCGGCTCGTTCTCCTATTCCGCGAGACGCCGTTGCACCTCGGCCATTGCCGCAACATGGTCGCTGTCACGGAAATGGGCGGAATCGTCATGCCGCCCGTGCCGGCGTTCTATCCGAAGCCGGAGAGCGTCGACGAGATCGTCGACCACACGGTGGGCCGGGCGCTCGACCTTTTCGACGTCGATACGGGCCGGGTGAAACGCTGGAAGGAGTAG
- a CDS encoding UbiD family decarboxylase, translating to MKDQSLRALFSDLEADGELHRVKRDVDPRFEIASVLALRERGPAQLFDNVAGHAMPVIGNLFNSRDRFARGLGVAAKDLDATCLAALRNPIKPVLVADAPVQQVVHSDAIDVGALLPVPHWFEREGAPYITAGVIVAKDPETGRRNVSIARLRLEGGNILMAGIARNHHLAIIAEKARQRGHDLEMAVAIGNHAAVLIGSQMYVELGDDEFDIVGGLLGEPVELVKCRTVDLEVPAHAEIVLEGRLRPGDLIEENAVSEFPGFYVYYGPGIGVEIDCVTHRSDAIYQAIVPGYAAEHCLIGAVAIGTTLTRDLQRSIPAVRRVFVTDGGMGRLHAVIVMHRPRLGEGKRAVLLAMGLVNLLKLVIVVEDDVDPEDPRQVEWSLAARFRGDEDLIVLPGVKADRCDPVHEDLVVTKIGMVAATRPGDGEAGGRSEFARPPKDIYERVRRDLDLY from the coding sequence ATGAAGGACCAGAGCCTGCGCGCCCTCTTTTCGGACCTCGAAGCGGATGGCGAACTGCATCGCGTCAAGCGCGACGTCGATCCGCGGTTCGAGATCGCCTCGGTGCTGGCGCTGCGGGAACGCGGTCCTGCCCAGCTGTTCGATAACGTCGCCGGCCACGCCATGCCGGTCATCGGCAACCTCTTCAACAGCCGCGACCGTTTCGCGCGCGGGCTCGGCGTGGCGGCGAAGGATCTCGACGCGACCTGCCTCGCCGCGCTCCGGAACCCCATCAAGCCGGTGCTGGTGGCGGACGCCCCGGTGCAGCAGGTGGTGCACTCGGATGCGATCGACGTCGGCGCGCTCCTGCCCGTGCCGCACTGGTTCGAACGCGAAGGCGCGCCCTACATCACTGCAGGCGTCATCGTCGCCAAGGATCCCGAGACGGGGCGCCGCAACGTCTCCATCGCCCGGTTGCGGCTCGAGGGCGGCAACATTCTCATGGCGGGCATCGCTAGGAACCATCACCTGGCGATCATCGCCGAGAAAGCCCGCCAGCGCGGCCATGATCTCGAGATGGCCGTTGCGATCGGCAACCATGCGGCCGTGCTGATCGGATCGCAGATGTATGTCGAGCTGGGCGACGACGAGTTCGACATCGTCGGCGGGCTGCTCGGCGAGCCTGTGGAACTCGTGAAGTGCCGGACTGTCGACCTCGAGGTTCCGGCCCACGCGGAAATCGTGCTCGAAGGACGGCTGCGGCCCGGCGACCTGATCGAAGAGAACGCGGTGTCCGAGTTTCCCGGCTTCTACGTCTACTACGGACCGGGAATCGGCGTCGAAATCGACTGCGTCACCCACCGCAGCGACGCAATCTATCAGGCCATCGTGCCCGGCTACGCGGCCGAGCACTGCCTGATCGGCGCGGTGGCGATCGGAACCACCCTGACGCGCGACCTGCAGCGTTCGATCCCGGCGGTGCGGCGCGTCTTCGTCACCGACGGCGGGATGGGTCGGCTGCATGCGGTCATCGTCATGCACCGGCCGCGGCTCGGAGAGGGCAAGAGGGCGGTCCTGCTCGCCATGGGGCTCGTCAATCTCCTGAAGCTGGTTATCGTGGTCGAAGACGACGTGGACCCCGAAGACCCGCGGCAGGTCGAATGGTCCCTGGCTGCCCGTTTCCGCGGCGACGAGGACCTGATCGTGCTGCCGGGCGTCAAGGCCGACCGCTGCGATCCGGTCCACGAGGATCTGGTGGTGACCAAGATCGGCATGGTCGCCGCCACCCGGCCCGGCGACGGAGAGGCCGGAGGCCGCTCGGAATTCGCCAGGCCGCCGAAAGACATCTATGAGCGCGTCCGACGGGATCTGGACCTCTACTGA
- a CDS encoding Zn-dependent hydrolase: MMKAQSNLPVDGARLWADLMALAEITEPGKPYTRRSFSALFLEGRAWLTRRFEEAGLTVRLDAGGNLIGRLEGSDPSAGTIMMGSHSDTVPSGGRFDGIAGVLTALEALRSLRESGKVLKHAVEVVDFLAEEPSEHGLSCIGSRAMAGALAPEMLDYRDGVGERLGDAIDRVGGKVANLEQALRQDVAAFFELHIEQGIVLESRGIDLGIVTAIVGIARVEIRFEGRADHAGTTPMDLRRDAGAAAARTIAFAADRAKELAAAGRGHFVATAGVVELAPNASNVVPGQARIVFDIRGEDQALVHEFMAELDEATAAIAEAGGVARNAWNILSDAKPTACDPRLRELLTQSARDLGFSTLSMASGAGHDAAFVARFAPSAMVFVPCRDGRSHAPEEWAEPDAIAAGAAAIYEAVLRFDAGAEQTQRDREN, encoded by the coding sequence ATGATGAAGGCGCAGTCCAACCTGCCGGTGGACGGCGCCCGGCTGTGGGCCGACCTGATGGCGCTGGCCGAGATCACCGAGCCAGGCAAGCCGTATACGCGCCGGTCCTTCTCCGCCCTTTTCCTTGAAGGCAGGGCGTGGCTGACGCGCCGTTTCGAGGAGGCGGGCCTCACGGTTCGTCTTGATGCGGGCGGCAACCTGATCGGCCGTCTGGAGGGCAGCGACCCTTCGGCCGGCACGATCATGATGGGCTCCCATTCGGACACGGTTCCGTCCGGCGGCCGCTTCGACGGCATCGCCGGCGTCCTCACAGCGCTCGAGGCGCTGCGTTCGCTTCGCGAGTCCGGCAAGGTGCTGAAGCACGCCGTCGAGGTGGTGGATTTCCTGGCCGAGGAGCCGAGCGAGCACGGCCTTTCCTGCATCGGAAGCCGGGCCATGGCCGGCGCGCTTGCACCGGAGATGCTCGACTATCGTGACGGCGTCGGCGAGCGCCTCGGCGACGCCATCGACCGTGTGGGTGGCAAGGTCGCCAATCTGGAACAGGCGCTCCGACAGGACGTCGCCGCCTTCTTCGAGCTGCATATCGAGCAGGGGATCGTCCTGGAAAGCCGCGGGATCGACCTGGGCATCGTCACCGCGATCGTCGGGATCGCGCGCGTCGAGATCAGGTTCGAGGGGCGTGCGGACCATGCCGGCACGACGCCGATGGATCTTCGTCGGGACGCCGGCGCGGCGGCCGCCCGGACGATCGCCTTCGCGGCGGACCGGGCGAAGGAGCTTGCTGCGGCGGGCCGCGGCCATTTCGTCGCCACGGCCGGCGTGGTCGAGCTTGCGCCGAATGCCTCGAACGTGGTGCCCGGCCAGGCGCGCATCGTCTTCGACATACGCGGCGAAGACCAGGCGCTCGTGCATGAGTTCATGGCTGAACTGGACGAAGCCACTGCGGCCATCGCCGAAGCAGGCGGCGTCGCGCGAAACGCGTGGAACATCCTGTCCGACGCGAAACCGACCGCGTGCGATCCTCGCTTGCGCGAACTGCTGACGCAGAGCGCCCGCGACCTCGGATTTTCAACGCTTTCCATGGCGTCGGGTGCGGGTCATGACGCGGCATTCGTCGCGCGTTTCGCGCCGAGCGCCATGGTGTTCGTTCCGTGCCGCGACGGCCGCAGCCATGCGCCGGAGGAATGGGCTGAGCCCGACGCCATAGCGGCGGGTGCGGCCGCCATCTATGAAGCCGTGCTGCGCTTCGACGCTGGCGCTGAACAAACGCAAAGAGACCGGGAGAACTGA
- the dctP gene encoding TRAP transporter substrate-binding protein DctP — protein sequence MIGKLLATTAFLLGTCMAGTAFAQEPIVLKFASAFPPQSKTNAISVPAFIKAIEEASEGTLKVEHYPGGTLGPNPTTQLKLVEDGVVDIAEVVASYTPGRFRELEMFETPFVFESTLEASLTAWTLYQKGLLSGFDNLELVGIAEVGPYYVHTSKEVAKAEDLAGIKLRAGGAVQGAVVGGIGGVAVGGMPAPQIAENISRGVIGGALMDMGNLYNFRIADAAHYHVVNVPLGNVAVLFPMNKAKYDSLPEKAKAALDKVRGEWFTTVLAENLDLQNEETLAKLKADDKHHIVEFSEDEVKGLSEKLSSIKSSWDTGDGDANLYQQMIAARDAVRASK from the coding sequence ATGATTGGCAAACTGCTTGCGACGACGGCATTCTTGCTTGGTACCTGCATGGCCGGTACGGCATTTGCGCAGGAACCGATCGTTCTCAAATTCGCAAGCGCCTTCCCGCCCCAGAGCAAGACCAATGCGATCTCGGTTCCGGCCTTCATCAAGGCGATCGAGGAGGCTTCTGAAGGCACGCTCAAGGTTGAGCATTATCCCGGCGGCACGCTCGGCCCGAACCCGACCACGCAGCTGAAGCTGGTCGAGGACGGCGTGGTCGATATCGCCGAGGTGGTCGCCTCCTACACGCCGGGCCGCTTCAGGGAACTCGAGATGTTCGAGACGCCCTTCGTCTTCGAATCGACGCTGGAAGCGAGCCTGACCGCCTGGACGCTCTATCAGAAGGGCCTGCTGAGCGGCTTCGACAACCTCGAGCTCGTGGGTATCGCTGAAGTCGGTCCGTACTACGTTCACACCTCCAAGGAAGTGGCAAAGGCGGAGGACCTCGCAGGCATCAAGCTGCGTGCCGGCGGCGCCGTGCAGGGTGCGGTCGTGGGGGGCATTGGCGGCGTTGCCGTGGGCGGCATGCCTGCCCCGCAGATCGCCGAGAACATCTCGCGCGGCGTTATCGGCGGCGCCCTGATGGACATGGGCAACCTCTACAACTTCCGCATCGCGGATGCCGCCCACTACCACGTCGTCAACGTTCCGCTCGGCAACGTCGCCGTCCTGTTCCCGATGAACAAGGCCAAGTACGACAGCCTGCCGGAGAAGGCGAAGGCCGCGCTCGACAAGGTCCGCGGCGAGTGGTTCACGACCGTGCTGGCGGAGAACCTCGACCTGCAGAACGAAGAGACGCTCGCCAAGCTCAAGGCTGACGACAAGCACCACATCGTGGAGTTTTCGGAGGACGAGGTGAAGGGCCTTTCCGAAAAGCTCTCTTCGATCAAGAGCAGCTGGGACACGGGTGATGGCGACGCCAACCTCTACCAGCAGATGATCGCGGCTCGCGACGCGGTGCGCGCTTCCAAGTAA
- a CDS encoding DUF917 domain-containing protein, with amino-acid sequence MGRILRASDVEAAVKGGAVYAAGGGGWADHGRMLGTAAVNAGQPELVSMDEVPDDAWIATAAAIGAPASTTEWQMLGIDYVKAVQLVQKELGAPIYGLMIGQNGKSSTLNGWLPSAILGTKVVDAVGDIRAHPTGDMGSIGLANSPEPMIQSAVGGNRSKNAYIELVVRGATAKVSPILRTASDMSGGFIASCRNPVPASYVRQHAALGGISMALSLGEAIIAAEGKGGAAVIDAICKETRGEIISQGKVTRKAVVYTNEAFDVGTVTIGDGKDACVLHVMNEYMAAERDGERLSSYPDVITTLDVNGVPMSVGEVREGMELLVLRIAKDVIPLSSSATDPSVYPSVEKALGINLTDYALG; translated from the coding sequence ATGGGTCGCATTCTTCGCGCAAGCGACGTCGAGGCTGCCGTCAAGGGCGGCGCTGTCTACGCCGCCGGCGGTGGCGGGTGGGCCGATCATGGCCGCATGCTGGGAACGGCGGCGGTCAATGCCGGCCAGCCGGAACTGGTGTCGATGGACGAAGTGCCGGACGACGCCTGGATCGCCACCGCCGCCGCGATCGGGGCGCCGGCCAGCACCACCGAGTGGCAGATGCTGGGCATCGACTACGTGAAGGCCGTGCAGCTGGTCCAGAAGGAGCTCGGCGCGCCGATCTACGGGCTGATGATTGGGCAGAACGGCAAGTCGAGCACGCTCAACGGCTGGCTTCCCAGCGCGATCCTCGGCACCAAGGTCGTCGACGCGGTCGGCGACATTCGCGCCCATCCGACGGGCGACATGGGCTCGATCGGTCTTGCCAATTCGCCGGAGCCGATGATCCAGTCGGCGGTCGGCGGCAATCGCTCGAAGAACGCTTATATCGAGCTCGTCGTGCGCGGCGCCACCGCCAAGGTCTCGCCGATCCTGCGCACGGCTTCCGACATGTCCGGGGGCTTCATCGCATCCTGCCGCAACCCGGTCCCGGCGTCCTATGTCCGCCAGCATGCCGCGCTCGGCGGCATCTCGATGGCGCTGTCGCTCGGCGAAGCGATCATCGCCGCGGAAGGCAAGGGCGGCGCGGCCGTGATCGACGCCATCTGCAAGGAAACCAGGGGCGAGATCATCAGCCAGGGCAAGGTGACCAGGAAGGCGGTCGTCTATACCAACGAGGCGTTCGATGTGGGGACAGTGACGATCGGCGACGGCAAGGACGCCTGCGTCCTCCACGTCATGAACGAATACATGGCGGCCGAGCGCGACGGCGAGCGCCTCTCTTCTTATCCGGACGTCATCACCACCCTCGATGTGAACGGCGTGCCGATGAGCGTCGGCGAGGTCCGCGAGGGCATGGAACTTTTGGTGCTGCGCATTGCCAAGGACGTGATCCCGCTGTCGTCGAGCGCCACCGATCCGTCCGTCTATCCGAGCGTCGAGAAGGCGCTTGGCATCAACCTCACTGACTACGCCCTCGGCTGA
- a CDS encoding urocanate hydratase: MKRSFTVTSGSDLRCKGWRQEGLLRLLENVLAVGEDPDNLIVYAALGRAARDWPSHDRIVESLKTMNDGETLIVQSGKPIGIVRTHAKAPVVVMANCNMVGQWAKAENFYAWERQNLICWGGLTAGDWQYIGSQGVIQGTYEIFMRIAEQKFGGDLAGRFVLTAGLGGMGGAQPLAGAMAGAAILCVEIDEKRIEKRMQVGYLHTKAGSLDEALDMIRKAQAEKKALSVGLCGNAADIFPEILTRGIIPDVVTDQTSAHDLVYGYVPAGLSLDEVRRLRKEAPERLMGESTRSIVKHVEAMLGFQKAGAVVFDNGNLIRTQAKNGGVANAFDIPVFTEAFLRPLFARAIGPFRWIALSNDADDIRKIDDFLLEHFAGNKIVTNWINLAREHVPVEGMPARIAWLGHGERTELGLAVNRMVREGVLSGPVAFTRDHLDAGAMAHPNIMTENMKDGSDAIADWPLLNALVNCASQADLVAIHSGGGGYSGYMTSSGVTLIADGSAEADERLELTLTNDTATGVMRYADAGYEESFDEVAKSGVRHFRLSDQ; the protein is encoded by the coding sequence ATGAAGCGTTCCTTCACTGTCACCTCGGGATCCGACCTGCGCTGCAAGGGCTGGCGCCAGGAAGGCCTCCTGCGGCTTCTCGAAAACGTGCTCGCCGTCGGCGAGGATCCGGACAACCTGATCGTCTACGCGGCCCTTGGGCGTGCGGCGCGTGACTGGCCCTCGCATGACCGCATCGTCGAATCGCTGAAGACCATGAACGACGGCGAGACGCTGATCGTGCAGTCCGGCAAGCCGATCGGCATCGTGCGTACGCACGCGAAAGCCCCGGTCGTGGTCATGGCCAACTGCAACATGGTCGGCCAATGGGCGAAGGCCGAGAACTTCTATGCCTGGGAAAGGCAGAACCTGATCTGCTGGGGCGGGCTGACGGCGGGCGACTGGCAGTACATCGGTTCGCAGGGCGTCATCCAGGGCACCTACGAGATCTTCATGCGCATTGCCGAGCAGAAGTTCGGCGGCGATCTCGCGGGACGTTTCGTTCTCACCGCGGGCCTCGGCGGTATGGGCGGCGCGCAGCCGCTCGCCGGCGCGATGGCAGGCGCGGCGATCCTCTGCGTCGAGATCGACGAGAAGCGCATCGAGAAGCGCATGCAGGTCGGCTACCTGCACACCAAGGCCGGCTCGCTCGACGAGGCGCTCGACATGATCCGCAAGGCCCAGGCCGAGAAGAAGGCGCTGTCCGTCGGCCTGTGCGGCAACGCTGCCGACATCTTCCCTGAGATCCTGACGCGTGGCATCATCCCCGACGTCGTCACCGACCAGACCTCGGCGCACGACCTCGTCTACGGCTACGTGCCCGCCGGCCTGTCGCTGGACGAGGTGCGCCGGCTCCGCAAGGAGGCGCCCGAGCGCCTGATGGGCGAGTCGACGCGGTCGATCGTCAAGCATGTCGAGGCGATGCTGGGCTTCCAGAAGGCCGGCGCCGTCGTCTTCGACAACGGCAACCTCATCCGCACGCAGGCGAAGAACGGCGGCGTCGCCAACGCGTTCGACATTCCCGTCTTCACCGAAGCCTTCCTCCGGCCGCTGTTTGCCCGCGCCATCGGCCCGTTCCGTTGGATCGCGCTGTCGAACGATGCCGACGACATCCGCAAGATCGACGACTTCCTGCTCGAGCATTTCGCCGGCAACAAGATCGTCACGAACTGGATCAACCTTGCCCGCGAGCACGTCCCGGTCGAGGGCATGCCGGCGCGCATCGCCTGGCTGGGCCACGGCGAGCGCACGGAGCTCGGCCTCGCGGTCAACCGCATGGTGCGCGAGGGCGTGCTGTCGGGTCCCGTCGCCTTCACGCGCGATCACCTGGATGCCGGCGCGATGGCGCATCCCAACATCATGACCGAGAACATGAAGGACGGTTCGGACGCAATCGCCGACTGGCCGCTTCTCAACGCGCTGGTCAACTGCGCCTCGCAGGCGGATCTGGTGGCGATCCATTCGGGCGGCGGCGGCTATTCGGGCTACATGACGAGCTCAGGCGTGACGCTGATCGCCGACGGCTCGGCGGAAGCCGACGAACGCCTCGAGCTGACGCTGACCAACGACACCGCGACCGGCGTGATGCGCTACGCCGATGCCGGCTATGAGGAGTCGTTCGACGAAGTCGCCAAGAGCGGGGTTCGACACTTCCGCCTTTCGGACCAGTAA